The Helicobacter mustelae genome has a segment encoding these proteins:
- the miaA gene encoding tRNA (adenosine(37)-N6)-dimethylallyltransferase MiaA — protein sequence MQIPKLLAILGPTGCGKSDLAIELALRLDAEIFSLDSLSIYKHINILSAKPSQVELTKVHHYGIDILEISQENNAMLFKKLLLEAIKTTKKKILILVGGSSFYLKAICEGLSILPNITKEIREQVSSIPTPYAFLQSIDPIYAARLKPKDPYRITKALEIYFSSKMIPSAYFQAHPPLPFPYKIEHFCIAIKREFLREKITLRTQKMLDLGGIEEIETLLRLYPKSSQPFRAIGPKECIAYLNKEINKEELKTLITTHTMQLAKRQQTFNRTQFSSMTFLEKPLLFDKILKHYENSNQR from the coding sequence ATGCAAATCCCAAAACTCCTGGCAATTCTTGGGCCCACTGGTTGTGGCAAAAGTGACCTGGCCATAGAATTGGCACTGCGGCTGGATGCAGAGATTTTTTCTCTGGATTCTTTAAGCATTTATAAACACATCAACATTCTCTCAGCCAAACCCTCCCAGGTAGAACTTACAAAAGTGCATCATTATGGGATTGATATTCTAGAAATCTCCCAAGAAAACAATGCCATGCTCTTCAAAAAACTGCTTTTAGAAGCAATCAAAACCACAAAAAAGAAAATTTTAATCCTTGTAGGAGGCAGCAGCTTTTATCTCAAGGCCATTTGTGAGGGGTTAAGCATCCTGCCAAATATTACCAAAGAGATCCGCGAGCAAGTCTCTAGCATCCCCACTCCCTATGCCTTCTTGCAAAGTATCGACCCCATCTATGCTGCGCGCCTCAAACCCAAAGATCCTTATCGCATCACCAAAGCCCTAGAAATTTATTTTTCTTCAAAAATGATTCCTAGCGCATATTTTCAAGCACATCCCCCCCTGCCCTTTCCCTATAAGATAGAGCATTTTTGCATTGCCATCAAGCGAGAATTTTTGCGAGAAAAAATCACTCTGCGCACCCAAAAAATGCTAGATCTTGGCGGCATAGAAGAAATAGAAACTCTGCTTAGACTCTACCCCAAAAGCTCACAACCCTTTAGGGCGATCGGCCCAAAAGAGTGCATCGCCTATCTCAACAAAGAAATTAACAAAGAAGAATTAAAAACCCTCATCACCACCCACACCATGCAACTTGCCAAACGTCAACAGACCTTTAACCGCACCCAATTTTCCTCCATGACTTTTTTAGAAAAACCCCTGCTTTTTGATAAAATCCTAAAGCACTATGAAAACTCCAATCAAAGGTAA
- the dxs gene encoding 1-deoxy-D-xylulose-5-phosphate synthase, whose amino-acid sequence MNFPPPLPALKEMDVVQLQEVCAQIRTRILEVVSHNGGHLSSTLGAVELIVAMHHIFDCRKNPFIYDVSHQAYAHKLLTGRWESFSTLRQFQGISGFINPQESLDDYFIAGHSSTSISLGVGVAKAFALSGQKGMPLALIGDGSMSAGLVYEALNELGDRKYPMIIILNDNEMSIAKPIGAISRYLSSIMSSPFYQGFKAKLKKILGKMPESATYLARRFEESFKLITPGILFEEMGIHYIGPIDGHDLELIIQTLKMAAEMRVPVIIHAQTIKGKGYQIAEGHFEKWHGVGPFDVKTGESLKKSKKQTPTQVFANALLELARNDEKIVGVTAAMPSGTGMELLMENFPQRFWDVAIAEQHAVTSMAAMAKEGFKPFVAIYSTFLQRAYDQIVHDVSIMGLPVKFAIDRAGIVGEDGETHQGLLDIAYLRTIPNMVLFAPRDHGTLSHAVAFARDFDASPCAFRFPRGSFALEEGEFAPMPFVLGQSEVLHEGEGILLVGYGNGVGRAWRVARELRESGLNAGLLDLRFVKPLDLKLKEIFSHYQKIYVFSDSYLLGGVGSALLEFMNANGLNTELKSFEIKDIFVPHGNAARVEQWLGFQEFAKEILQDLSKEALEDLFDRKAKGFD is encoded by the coding sequence ATGAATTTCCCCCCGCCTCTGCCTGCGCTCAAAGAAATGGATGTTGTACAATTGCAGGAGGTGTGCGCGCAGATCCGCACGAGAATCTTGGAGGTGGTGAGTCATAATGGTGGCCATCTAAGCTCGACCCTGGGGGCGGTGGAGTTGATTGTGGCGATGCATCATATTTTTGATTGCAGAAAAAATCCCTTCATCTATGATGTAAGCCATCAAGCATATGCACACAAACTTCTCACAGGCCGTTGGGAGAGCTTTTCTACACTGCGTCAATTTCAGGGAATCAGTGGATTTATCAATCCCCAAGAATCTTTAGATGATTATTTTATTGCAGGACATAGCTCTACTTCCATTTCTCTGGGAGTAGGGGTGGCAAAGGCTTTTGCGCTTTCTGGCCAAAAAGGCATGCCATTAGCACTCATTGGTGATGGTAGCATGAGTGCAGGGCTTGTTTATGAAGCGCTTAATGAACTAGGGGATCGCAAATATCCCATGATTATTATTTTGAATGATAATGAAATGAGTATCGCAAAGCCTATTGGCGCAATCAGTCGTTATCTCTCTAGTATTATGAGCAGCCCTTTTTATCAAGGATTCAAAGCCAAGCTTAAAAAGATTTTGGGCAAGATGCCTGAGAGTGCGACATATCTTGCCAGGCGTTTTGAAGAATCTTTCAAGCTTATTACCCCTGGAATTTTGTTTGAAGAGATGGGGATTCACTACATCGGCCCCATTGATGGGCATGATTTAGAGCTTATTATCCAGACACTCAAGATGGCAGCAGAGATGCGAGTCCCTGTGATTATTCATGCCCAGACCATCAAGGGCAAGGGATATCAGATCGCTGAGGGGCATTTTGAAAAATGGCATGGAGTGGGGCCCTTTGATGTCAAAACAGGAGAGAGTCTCAAAAAATCAAAGAAACAGACTCCCACGCAGGTGTTTGCAAATGCATTATTAGAGCTTGCCAGAAATGACGAAAAGATTGTAGGGGTAACTGCCGCGATGCCCAGTGGCACAGGCATGGAGCTATTGATGGAAAATTTTCCACAGCGCTTCTGGGATGTGGCCATCGCAGAGCAACATGCAGTGACCTCCATGGCTGCCATGGCAAAAGAGGGTTTCAAGCCTTTTGTGGCAATTTATTCGACATTTCTGCAGCGCGCCTATGATCAGATTGTTCATGATGTAAGCATCATGGGATTGCCTGTAAAATTTGCCATTGATCGCGCGGGGATTGTGGGAGAAGATGGAGAGACGCATCAAGGGCTATTGGATATTGCTTATTTGCGAACAATTCCCAACATGGTATTGTTTGCCCCTAGGGATCATGGGACTTTGTCTCATGCGGTTGCATTTGCTAGGGATTTTGATGCTTCGCCATGTGCCTTTCGTTTTCCTCGTGGAAGTTTTGCGCTAGAGGAGGGGGAATTTGCTCCTATGCCTTTTGTGCTGGGGCAGAGTGAGGTCTTGCATGAGGGAGAGGGGATTTTGCTTGTAGGTTATGGCAATGGAGTGGGGAGGGCTTGGAGGGTTGCAAGGGAATTGAGAGAATCTGGTTTGAATGCGGGGCTATTGGATCTGCGCTTTGTGAAACCTCTGGATTTGAAATTGAAGGAGATTTTCTCTCATTATCAAAAAATCTATGTTTTTAGTGATAGCTATTTGCTTGGTGGCGTGGGCAGTGCTTTGCTGGAATTCATGAACGCAAATGGGTTAAATACAGAGCTAAAGAGCTTTGAAATCAAGGATATATTTGTGCCTCATGGGAATGCTGCTAGGGTAGAGCAATGGCTGGGATTTCAAGAATTTGCCAAAGAGATCTTACAAGATCTCTCAAAAGAGGCTTTGGAGGATCTCTTTGATAGGAAAGCAAAAGGCTTTGATTAG
- the fliH gene encoding flagellar assembly protein FliH gives MILSNDSSQQDLIYQSKMENHNIQKYQFKTIGKEMPTDDITPSPAAPAQQMQSTPANSFEKELIERLLQKTDELASSLAKMQLQVEKQQSDLEERVAISRNDGYKEGLREGEEKARQEMLESVQKERQSLINAVVTLEKSLKLSENKVQELEKDLAQIALDIAREVIVKEIEENHQKIALSLCHNLMESMKDITQVELRVNTLDYPYLRENLDLKNIQLQADDNIAKGGVVISSKAGNIDGNVMTRFRVLKQNVLDNPES, from the coding sequence ATGATATTGTCGAATGATTCCAGTCAGCAAGACCTAATTTATCAATCCAAAATGGAAAATCACAATATCCAGAAATACCAATTCAAAACCATTGGCAAAGAAATGCCTACAGATGACATCACTCCTTCCCCTGCTGCTCCGGCACAGCAGATGCAAAGCACGCCTGCAAATAGCTTTGAAAAAGAGCTTATTGAGCGCTTGCTCCAAAAAACCGATGAGCTTGCCTCCTCGCTTGCCAAAATGCAGTTGCAGGTAGAAAAACAGCAAAGCGATCTAGAGGAGCGTGTGGCAATTTCTCGTAATGATGGATACAAAGAGGGGTTGCGAGAAGGAGAGGAGAAGGCTAGGCAAGAGATGCTAGAATCTGTGCAAAAAGAGCGTCAATCCCTCATCAACGCTGTGGTCACGCTGGAAAAATCTCTAAAGCTTTCTGAGAATAAGGTTCAAGAGCTTGAGAAGGATTTAGCACAGATTGCTCTAGACATCGCGCGCGAGGTGATTGTCAAGGAAATTGAGGAAAATCACCAAAAAATCGCCCTCTCCCTTTGCCATAATCTCATGGAAAGTATGAAGGATATCACGCAAGTAGAGTTGCGCGTAAATACGCTGGATTATCCCTATTTGCGGGAGAATCTGGATCTCAAAAATATCCAGCTACAAGCAGATGACAACATCGCAAAAGGAGGAGTGGTAATCTCTTCTAAGGCTGGGAATATCGATGGCAATGTGATGACACGCTTTCGAGTATTAAAGCAAAATGTATTAGACAATCCAGAATCATGA
- the purH gene encoding bifunctional phosphoribosylaminoimidazolecarboxamide formyltransferase/IMP cyclohydrolase, with amino-acid sequence MYALLSVSDKEGIVEFAKGLIDLNYQILSTGGTLKLLQSHGVEVLDVAEYTQSEEMFEGRVKTLHPKIHGGILYRRDKSEDVATAKQKNIAPIDLVCVNLYPFKATTQRTQDFDEIIENIDIGGPSMLRSAAKNYKSVLVITDKNDYAEILQKLQSKQNTLELRTKMMIKAFEHTAEYDSTIANYMNKRLEQGFGNRIFISAKKLFQTRYGENPHQKGAFYEFENHFKEHFKILKGEPSFNNMTDINAAIKLATSFQERKAVSIIKHGNPCGFAIKESLLESYKHALLCDSLSAYGGVVAINGKVDLTLAQEISKTFIEVLVSADITQDALEVFAAKKRMKIFTYGGEFLHRHSDAYDFKHIEGGLVYQENDQVLATEIKNAKQMGKVGADKNKIQDLEIAYIIAAITKSNCVAYVKDSTLVAIGMGMTSRVDASRAAIVKAEEMGLSLEGSVLASEAFFPFKDSIEMAASKGVVAIIEPGGSIRDDEVIACADAHNIALYFTGVRHFYH; translated from the coding sequence ATGTATGCATTATTAAGCGTCAGCGATAAGGAAGGAATTGTAGAATTTGCAAAAGGGCTCATTGACCTAAATTATCAAATCCTTAGCACAGGTGGCACGCTAAAACTGCTCCAAAGCCATGGGGTTGAGGTCTTGGATGTAGCAGAATACACACAAAGTGAAGAAATGTTTGAGGGACGCGTGAAAACCCTGCATCCCAAAATCCATGGGGGCATCCTTTATCGAAGGGATAAAAGCGAGGATGTCGCCACTGCCAAGCAAAAAAACATCGCCCCTATTGATTTGGTTTGCGTCAATCTCTATCCCTTCAAAGCCACCACGCAAAGAACGCAAGATTTTGATGAAATCATAGAAAACATCGATATTGGTGGCCCCTCCATGCTGCGATCTGCTGCCAAAAACTACAAAAGCGTATTGGTAATCACAGACAAAAATGACTATGCAGAGATCTTGCAAAAATTACAAAGCAAGCAAAATACTCTAGAGTTGCGCACAAAAATGATGATCAAGGCCTTTGAGCATACTGCAGAATATGATAGCACCATCGCCAATTATATGAACAAGCGCTTGGAACAAGGCTTTGGGAATAGGATTTTTATCAGTGCAAAAAAGCTTTTCCAAACAAGATATGGGGAAAATCCTCATCAAAAAGGAGCATTTTATGAATTTGAGAATCATTTCAAAGAACATTTTAAAATCCTCAAAGGTGAGCCAAGCTTTAATAATATGACAGACATCAATGCAGCAATCAAGCTTGCCACAAGCTTTCAAGAACGTAAGGCAGTAAGCATCATCAAGCATGGAAATCCCTGTGGCTTTGCCATCAAAGAGAGCCTATTAGAAAGTTATAAACATGCACTATTATGCGATAGTTTGAGTGCCTATGGGGGTGTGGTGGCCATAAATGGCAAAGTAGATCTCACCCTCGCTCAAGAAATTTCTAAAACTTTTATTGAGGTGCTAGTGAGTGCAGATATCACTCAAGATGCCCTAGAGGTATTTGCGGCAAAAAAACGCATGAAAATTTTTACATATGGAGGGGAATTTTTACACAGACATAGCGATGCTTATGATTTTAAGCATATTGAGGGGGGATTGGTATATCAAGAAAATGATCAAGTATTGGCCACAGAAATCAAAAATGCCAAACAAATGGGCAAGGTGGGTGCAGACAAAAACAAAATACAAGACCTAGAGATTGCCTATATCATCGCAGCCATCACCAAATCTAATTGTGTAGCCTATGTGAAAGATAGCACCTTAGTAGCAATTGGAATGGGGATGACAAGCCGTGTGGATGCCTCACGTGCAGCCATTGTCAAGGCAGAAGAGATGGGCTTGAGCTTAGAGGGATCCGTGCTAGCCTCTGAAGCATTTTTTCCCTTCAAAGACAGTATAGAAATGGCTGCAAGCAAGGGTGTAGTAGCCATCATAGAGCCAGGAGGAAGCATTAGGGATGATGAGGTCATCGCCTGTGCAGATGCTCATAATATCGCTTTGTATTTCACGGGTGTGCGCCATTTTTATCACTGA
- a CDS encoding flagellar hook-basal body protein: MQNGYYNAVGGMVTQFNRLDAISNNLANLNTNAFKRDDVVIGDYLRLYETYQQELPLKNNTKEAAKFINRALDRVPIISDSYSDQSLGAMMQTDNPLDFALSKENLYFAIQTPQGVRYTRDGSFVVGEDGMLSTKEGYHVLSRTGLENEEGIAINVQSQIEADKNGNIYFRVSDNEAVGEAEQNNAIAVVSFVNPRLLKKEGKNLYSYPEDKKSDRQNLATTESVRQSFLEKSNVNAVIEMTNLIETNRLVDMYSKVLKTHMDDLNTEAISKLATRA, translated from the coding sequence ATGCAAAATGGTTATTATAATGCTGTAGGTGGCATGGTGACACAATTCAATCGCTTGGATGCGATTTCTAATAATCTGGCCAATCTCAACACCAATGCCTTTAAGCGCGATGATGTTGTGATTGGGGATTATTTACGATTGTATGAGACTTACCAACAGGAATTACCCCTAAAAAACAACACAAAAGAAGCCGCAAAATTTATTAATCGTGCACTCGATCGTGTGCCCATTATCTCAGACTCTTATAGCGATCAGAGTCTTGGGGCAATGATGCAGACAGATAATCCCCTAGACTTTGCCCTCAGCAAAGAAAATCTCTACTTTGCCATCCAAACTCCTCAAGGGGTGCGATACACCAGGGACGGAAGCTTTGTTGTAGGGGAGGATGGCATGCTCTCTACCAAAGAGGGATATCATGTCCTAAGCCGCACGGGATTGGAGAATGAAGAAGGGATAGCCATCAATGTGCAATCCCAAATCGAAGCAGACAAGAATGGAAATATCTATTTTCGCGTGAGCGACAATGAGGCAGTGGGAGAAGCAGAACAAAACAATGCCATAGCAGTCGTGAGTTTTGTAAATCCCCGCCTACTCAAAAAAGAGGGCAAGAATCTCTACTCCTATCCCGAAGACAAAAAAAGCGATCGCCAAAATCTCGCAACTACAGAATCTGTGCGGCAGAGCTTTTTAGAAAAAAGCAATGTCAATGCCGTGATTGAGATGACCAATCTCATTGAAACCAACCGCCTAGTAGATATGTACTCCAAAGTACTCAAAACTCACATGGATGATCTTAATACCGAAGCCATCAGCAAGCTTGCCACAAGAGCATAA
- the fliG gene encoding flagellar motor switch protein FliG, with the protein MAVNLNPKQKAQYDEFSMAEKIAILLIQIGEDLTAEIFRHLDVESISEISKHIIQLNGTDKAIGAEVLEEFYVILESNQYINNGGLEYAKELLIRTLGTDGAKKVLEKLSKSMQSAKNFSYLSKVRPQQLADFIVNEHPQTIALILAHMEPLAAAETLGYFQDDMKAKISVRMANLGDIPPQVIKRVSTVLEGKLESLTSYKVEVGGPRAVAEMFNRLGQKAAKTTISYIEQLEPQLASEIKEMMFTFEDITKLDKNAIREILKVVDKRELTLALKTAPDELKQRFLDNMSTRASEQFVEEMQFLGAVKVRDIEAAQRKIVEIVQNLSDQGLIQIGDEDDIVE; encoded by the coding sequence ATGGCAGTGAACTTAAATCCTAAACAGAAGGCTCAATATGATGAGTTTTCTATGGCAGAAAAGATTGCGATTCTTTTGATACAGATTGGCGAAGATCTCACAGCAGAGATTTTCCGACATTTGGATGTGGAGAGCATTTCAGAAATTAGCAAGCATATCATCCAGCTCAATGGCACCGACAAGGCTATCGGAGCAGAGGTCTTGGAGGAATTTTATGTGATATTAGAGAGCAATCAATATATCAATAATGGTGGATTGGAATATGCTAAAGAGTTGCTCATTCGCACTCTTGGGACAGACGGAGCAAAGAAGGTGTTAGAAAAGCTTAGTAAGTCCATGCAGTCTGCTAAAAATTTCTCCTATCTCTCAAAAGTTCGCCCTCAGCAGCTCGCAGATTTTATTGTCAATGAGCATCCTCAAACCATTGCATTGATCCTAGCGCATATGGAACCTTTGGCAGCTGCAGAGACCCTGGGGTATTTCCAGGATGACATGAAGGCAAAAATTTCTGTGCGCATGGCAAATCTAGGAGATATCCCTCCACAAGTCATCAAGAGAGTCTCTACAGTCTTAGAGGGCAAACTCGAATCTCTTACCAGCTATAAGGTTGAGGTCGGTGGGCCGCGCGCGGTGGCAGAGATGTTCAATCGTCTGGGACAAAAGGCTGCAAAAACTACGATTTCTTATATCGAGCAACTCGAACCCCAGCTTGCTAGTGAGATTAAAGAAATGATGTTTACTTTTGAAGATATCACCAAGCTTGACAAAAATGCCATTCGCGAGATTTTGAAAGTCGTGGACAAGCGCGAACTCACCCTTGCGCTCAAGACTGCTCCAGATGAGCTGAAGCAAAGATTTTTGGACAATATGAGCACAAGGGCAAGTGAGCAATTTGTTGAGGAAATGCAGTTTTTGGGTGCTGTCAAGGTACGTGATATTGAGGCGGCGCAGAGAAAGATCGTAGAGATTGTACAAAATCTCTCAGATCAAGGATTAATCCAAATAGGAGATGAAGATGATATTGTCGAATGA
- the fliF gene encoding flagellar basal-body MS-ring/collar protein FliF: MDLRAVFSQILNFFQRFSKKQRVIVIGGVIAAIAFFVFLIVFATNGKSRSDGYSVLFEGLTPGDNALIIQHLQQNQIPYKIPNEETILIPRDKVYEQRIELASQGIPKNSKVGFEIFDTKDFGMTDEEHRVKFLRAIEGELSRTIESLAPIQKANVLIAMPKSSVFVSQQTPPTASVMLGIRQGAALTSAQIFGIKNLVAAAIPNLTVENVKLVSQNGEPLGEDDEITSSKEVAAAQLKYKQNIERALEAKILNILSPVVGGEDKVVAKVNADFDFSQRKSLQEIYDPNNVVRSEQNLEEKREGAQEKQIGGVPGAVSNIGPVQGLDSQNGREKYEKTQNTTNYEVGKTVNEIKGEFGVLTRLSAAVVVDGRYKRVLNKEDGLEHMEFVPLSEAEMEKINLLVKQAIGYNQKRGDDVTVSNFEFNAKSQTFVPEGKMDRFASKLEMYLKPFTPLLKYLIVALIIFIFYRKIIVPFAERMLETQNNEEEKVESLFEATDDEDEDVNKFSEMRKRVEEQLGIGKNFNEEEVRYDVLLEKTKNIIEKKPEEIAMLFKTLIKDEINPDMK; this comes from the coding sequence TTGGATCTAAGGGCGGTTTTTTCTCAAATATTAAATTTTTTCCAGCGCTTTAGCAAGAAGCAGCGCGTTATCGTGATTGGGGGCGTGATTGCAGCCATTGCGTTTTTTGTGTTTCTGATCGTATTTGCCACCAATGGAAAAAGCCGCAGCGATGGCTATTCAGTACTTTTTGAGGGACTCACCCCAGGAGATAATGCCCTCATCATCCAGCATCTTCAACAAAACCAAATCCCTTATAAAATCCCCAATGAAGAGACGATTCTCATCCCCAGAGACAAGGTCTATGAGCAGCGCATTGAGCTTGCTTCTCAAGGGATCCCCAAAAATAGCAAGGTGGGATTTGAGATTTTTGATACCAAGGATTTTGGCATGACAGATGAGGAGCATCGTGTCAAATTCCTGCGTGCCATCGAAGGGGAGCTTTCCCGTACCATCGAATCCCTAGCTCCCATCCAAAAAGCAAATGTATTGATTGCCATGCCAAAAAGCTCGGTATTTGTCAGCCAACAAACTCCTCCCACAGCCTCGGTCATGCTTGGTATCAGACAGGGTGCAGCACTAACTAGCGCCCAGATCTTTGGAATCAAAAATCTCGTGGCTGCAGCCATTCCCAATCTCACGGTGGAAAATGTCAAATTGGTAAGCCAGAATGGTGAGCCGCTAGGAGAGGATGATGAGATCACATCTTCCAAAGAAGTGGCTGCTGCGCAATTGAAATACAAGCAAAATATCGAACGTGCCTTGGAGGCAAAGATTTTGAACATCCTCTCTCCAGTAGTGGGTGGCGAGGATAAGGTGGTGGCTAAGGTCAATGCAGATTTTGACTTTTCCCAGCGTAAGAGCCTGCAAGAGATCTATGACCCCAATAATGTTGTGCGCAGCGAGCAAAACTTGGAAGAAAAAAGAGAGGGGGCCCAAGAGAAGCAGATTGGCGGTGTACCAGGGGCGGTGAGTAACATTGGGCCTGTGCAGGGCCTAGATAGCCAAAATGGTAGAGAGAAATACGAAAAAACCCAAAATACTACAAATTATGAAGTGGGAAAAACTGTCAATGAGATTAAGGGAGAATTTGGCGTGCTCACAAGGCTCTCTGCTGCGGTCGTGGTGGATGGACGCTATAAGCGCGTGCTCAATAAAGAAGATGGGCTAGAGCATATGGAATTTGTCCCTTTGAGTGAAGCAGAAATGGAAAAAATCAACCTCCTAGTCAAACAGGCCATTGGCTATAATCAAAAGCGTGGTGATGATGTCACAGTGAGTAATTTTGAATTTAATGCTAAGAGCCAGACCTTTGTGCCAGAGGGCAAGATGGATCGATTTGCTAGCAAATTGGAAATGTATCTAAAGCCCTTTACGCCGCTGTTAAAATATCTCATTGTGGCACTCATTATTTTTATTTTTTATCGCAAGATCATCGTTCCCTTTGCAGAGCGCATGCTAGAGACACAGAACAACGAAGAGGAGAAGGTGGAGTCTTTATTTGAGGCCACTGACGACGAAGATGAGGACGTCAATAAATTTAGCGAAATGAGGAAGAGAGTGGAAGAGCAGCTTGGTATTGGCAAGAATTTCAATGAAGAGGAAGTGCGGTATGATGTTTTGCTAGAAAAGACAAAAAACATCATCGAGAAGAAGCCCGAGGAAATTGCCATGCTATTTAAAACGCTGATCAAAGATGAAATCAATCCAGATATGAAATAA